One Actinomadura viridis genomic region harbors:
- a CDS encoding bifunctional nuclease family protein, whose product MKQMEVVGVRVEMPSNQPIVLLKETEGDRYLPIWIGAVEATAIAFAQQGVLPARPLTHDLFRDVLEALSVQLRTVNITALREGIFFADLVFSNGVEVSARPSDSIALALRTGATIFASEDVLEEAGVAIPDEQEDEVEKFREFLDTISPEDFGRAG is encoded by the coding sequence GTGAAGCAGATGGAGGTCGTCGGCGTCCGGGTCGAGATGCCCTCCAATCAGCCGATCGTCCTGTTGAAGGAGACGGAGGGGGACCGCTACCTCCCGATCTGGATCGGGGCCGTCGAGGCGACCGCGATCGCCTTCGCCCAGCAGGGGGTGCTGCCGGCGCGTCCGCTCACCCACGACCTGTTCCGCGATGTGCTGGAGGCCCTCAGCGTGCAGCTGCGCACGGTGAACATCACCGCGCTGCGTGAGGGGATCTTCTTCGCCGACCTGGTGTTCTCCAACGGGGTCGAGGTGAGCGCCCGCCCGTCGGACTCGATCGCGCTCGCGCTGCGCACCGGGGCCACCATCTTCGCCAGCGAGGACGTGCTGGAGGAGGCCGGGGTGGCGATCCCCGACGAGCAGGAGGACGAGGTCGAGAAGTTCCGCGAGTTTCTCGACACGATCTCGCCCGAGGACTTCGGCCGCGCCGGCTGA
- a CDS encoding mannose-1-phosphate guanyltransferase, which produces MKAVVMAGGEGTRLRPMTANQPKPMLPLLNRPIMEHVLRLLKRHGFRETVVTVQFLAALIRNYFGDGEELGMSLSYATEEMPLGTAGSVKNAQEALRDEPFLVISGDALTDIDLTDMVRFHRENGALVTIGLKRVPNPLEFGIIIVDDDGRVQRFLEKPTWGQVFSDTVNTGIYVMEPEVLDHVAAGEAVDWSAEVFPRLLAEGAPLYGYVASGYWEDVGTHASYMKAQADMLSGLVDIDLGGFELSPGVWVGEGAEVDAGAVLKGPLYIGDYAKVEAGVELREFTVLGSNVVVKEGAFLHRAVVHDNVFIAPSTNLRGCVIGKNTDIMSGARVEEGAVVGDECVIEAEAYVSSQVKVYPFKTIEAGAVVNTSVIWESRGQRTLFGPRGVSGLINVEITPELAVRLASAYATMLRKGASVVTGRDASRAARALKRAMISALTSSAIDVQDLEACPLPLARFQTARGDCAGGVYIRTTPGDSQGVDILFLDADGADLSQGAQRKLERVFGRQEYRRAFPGEIAELAYPARTSETYALDLLRRVDMSGVREAGLKIVLDCAGGTASLVLPTLLGKVGVDVLTRNNRLDEANPTETPDERARDLRRLGELVASSRAAFGVRFDPVGERISLVNEDGEPIGDDRALLVMLDLVAAERRGGRVALPVTTTRVAEQVCRFHGVQVEWTSTSQDVLTRAAARPEVVFAGDGRGGFLMPEFSTTVDGIAAFVRLVGLVARTRLTLSQIDRRIPEAHLLRRSVPTPWAAKGGVMRHVVEAATGRTIDTTDGVRVVEEDGAWVLVLPDPSEAVTHLWAEASGTDAAQELLEHWAAVVERAGS; this is translated from the coding sequence ATGAAGGCCGTCGTGATGGCGGGTGGTGAGGGGACGCGGCTGCGCCCGATGACCGCCAACCAGCCCAAGCCCATGCTCCCGCTGCTCAACCGGCCGATCATGGAGCACGTGCTGCGGCTGCTCAAGCGGCACGGGTTCCGCGAGACCGTGGTGACCGTGCAGTTTCTGGCCGCGCTGATCCGCAACTACTTCGGCGACGGCGAGGAGCTCGGCATGTCGCTGAGCTACGCCACCGAGGAGATGCCGCTGGGCACCGCGGGCAGCGTCAAGAACGCCCAGGAGGCGCTGCGGGACGAACCCTTCCTGGTGATCTCCGGGGACGCCCTCACCGACATCGACCTGACCGACATGGTGCGCTTCCACCGGGAGAACGGCGCGCTGGTGACGATCGGGCTCAAGAGGGTCCCCAACCCGCTGGAGTTCGGGATCATCATCGTGGACGACGACGGCCGCGTCCAGCGGTTCCTGGAGAAGCCCACCTGGGGGCAGGTGTTCTCCGACACCGTCAACACCGGGATCTACGTCATGGAGCCCGAGGTGCTCGACCACGTCGCGGCGGGAGAGGCGGTGGACTGGTCCGCCGAGGTGTTCCCCCGCCTGCTGGCCGAAGGCGCCCCGCTGTACGGGTACGTCGCCTCCGGCTACTGGGAGGACGTGGGCACCCACGCCAGTTACATGAAGGCCCAGGCCGACATGCTGTCCGGCCTGGTCGACATCGACCTGGGCGGGTTCGAGCTCTCCCCGGGCGTGTGGGTGGGCGAGGGCGCGGAGGTGGACGCGGGCGCCGTGCTGAAGGGCCCGCTCTACATCGGTGACTACGCCAAGGTCGAGGCGGGCGTGGAGCTGCGCGAGTTCACCGTGCTCGGCAGCAACGTGGTGGTCAAGGAGGGCGCGTTCCTGCACCGCGCCGTCGTGCACGACAACGTCTTCATCGCGCCCTCGACCAACCTGCGCGGCTGCGTGATCGGCAAGAACACCGACATCATGTCCGGCGCCCGGGTCGAGGAGGGCGCCGTCGTCGGCGACGAGTGCGTGATCGAGGCCGAGGCCTACGTCTCCAGCCAGGTCAAGGTGTACCCGTTCAAGACCATCGAGGCCGGTGCCGTCGTCAACACCAGCGTGATCTGGGAGTCGCGGGGACAGCGCACCCTGTTCGGCCCGCGCGGGGTGTCCGGCCTGATCAACGTGGAGATCACGCCGGAGCTGGCGGTCCGGCTGGCCAGCGCGTACGCGACGATGCTGCGGAAGGGCGCGTCGGTGGTGACGGGCCGGGACGCCTCGCGCGCGGCCCGAGCCCTCAAACGGGCGATGATCAGCGCGCTGACCTCCAGCGCGATCGACGTGCAGGACCTGGAGGCGTGCCCGCTTCCCCTGGCGCGCTTCCAGACGGCCCGGGGGGACTGCGCGGGCGGCGTGTACATCCGGACCACCCCGGGCGACTCGCAGGGCGTGGACATCCTGTTCCTGGACGCCGACGGCGCCGACCTCTCCCAGGGCGCCCAGCGCAAGCTGGAACGGGTCTTCGGGCGGCAGGAGTACCGGCGCGCGTTCCCCGGCGAGATCGCCGAACTGGCCTATCCGGCGCGCACCTCCGAGACCTACGCCCTCGACCTGCTGCGCCGGGTGGACATGAGCGGGGTCCGGGAGGCCGGGCTGAAGATCGTTCTGGACTGCGCGGGCGGCACCGCCTCGCTGGTCCTGCCGACGCTGCTGGGCAAGGTCGGGGTGGACGTGCTCACCCGCAACAACCGCCTGGACGAGGCGAACCCGACCGAGACGCCCGACGAGCGGGCGCGCGACCTGCGGCGGCTGGGGGAGCTGGTGGCGTCCTCGCGGGCCGCGTTCGGCGTGCGGTTCGACCCGGTCGGGGAGCGGATCTCGCTGGTGAACGAGGACGGCGAGCCGATCGGCGACGACCGGGCGCTGCTGGTGATGCTGGACCTGGTCGCGGCCGAGCGGCGCGGCGGCCGGGTCGCGCTGCCGGTCACCACCACGCGGGTGGCCGAGCAGGTCTGCCGGTTCCACGGCGTGCAGGTCGAGTGGACCTCCACCTCCCAGGACGTGCTCACCAGGGCCGCCGCGCGCCCCGAGGTGGTGTTCGCCGGGGACGGCCGGGGCGGCTTCCTGATGCCCGAGTTCAGCACCACCGTCGACGGGATCGCCGCGTTCGTGCGGCTGGTGGGACTGGTCGCCCGCACCCGCCTGACGCTGTCGCAGATCGACCGGCGCATCCCCGAGGCGCACCTGCTGCGCCGCTCGGTGCCGACGCCGTGGGCCGCCAAGGGCGGAGTGATGCGGCACGTGGTCGAGGCGGCGACCGGCCGGACGATCGACACCACCGACGGCGTGCGGGTGGTGGAGGAGGACGGGGCCTGGGTGCTGGTGCTGCCCGACCCGTCCGAGGCGGTCACCCACCTGTGGGCGGAGGCGTCCGGCACCGACGCCGCGCAGGAGCTCCTGGAGCACTGGGCGGCCGTCGTCGAGCGGGCGGGCTCCTAG
- a CDS encoding DUF881 domain-containing protein, with amino-acid sequence MSGPETPPGDAGRAGRTGLLELLRPRRTWGQLAGGLLCLLLGLAVVAQVKSTQQDTTFATARQDELVGILADLSQRSERLRGDLRELEQTKAGLERDVQGETALREARDRATTYGLLAGTLPAEGPGIELVIDDPAAKVRAVNLLDALQELRDAGAEVIQVNEVRAGTATYFLDEAGGGVEMDGRSLRAPYRFLVIGDAHTMTTALNIPGGVIKTLRNAGAAATVLPRAAVEIRAVRPG; translated from the coding sequence GTGAGCGGCCCCGAGACCCCGCCCGGGGACGCCGGGCGCGCCGGCCGCACGGGCCTGCTGGAGCTGCTGCGGCCGCGCCGCACCTGGGGGCAGCTCGCCGGCGGCCTGCTGTGCCTGCTGCTGGGCCTGGCCGTGGTGGCGCAGGTCAAATCCACCCAGCAGGACACCACGTTCGCCACCGCCCGGCAGGACGAGCTCGTCGGGATCCTGGCGGACCTGTCCCAGCGTTCCGAACGGCTCCGCGGCGATCTGCGCGAGCTGGAGCAGACCAAGGCCGGGCTGGAACGCGACGTCCAGGGCGAGACCGCGCTGCGCGAGGCCCGCGACCGGGCGACCACCTACGGGCTGCTGGCGGGCACCCTGCCCGCCGAGGGGCCGGGCATCGAGCTGGTGATCGACGACCCGGCCGCGAAGGTCCGGGCGGTCAACCTGCTCGACGCCCTCCAGGAACTGCGCGACGCGGGCGCCGAGGTGATCCAGGTCAACGAGGTCCGCGCCGGGACCGCCACCTACTTCCTGGACGAGGCGGGCGGCGGCGTCGAGATGGACGGTCGGTCGCTGCGGGCGCCGTACCGCTTCCTGGTGATCGGGGACGCGCACACCATGACCACCGCCCTCAACATCCCCGGCGGGGTGATCAAGACGCTGCGCAACGCCGGCGCCGCGGCCACCGTCCTGCCCCGGGCCGCGGTCGAGATCAGGGCCGTCCGGCCGGGCTGA
- a CDS encoding LysE family translocator, whose protein sequence is MAGVAVIGLGLVLTPGPNMIYLVSRSITQGRRAGLISLGGVAAGFLLYVVAATAGLTAVFTLVPAAYTAVKLAGAAYLLWLAWQAVRPGGDAVFAPRELPADPPRRLFTMGLVTNLLNPKIAVLYVSLLPQFVDPGKGNVALQSLLLGLAHITVALTVNALIVLGAGSIAAFLGRRPLWQRAQRYVMGSVLAGMALHLGLDRSRATVATGP, encoded by the coding sequence GTGGCGGGAGTCGCCGTCATCGGGCTGGGCCTGGTGCTCACGCCCGGACCCAACATGATCTACCTGGTGTCCCGGTCGATCACCCAGGGCCGCCGGGCCGGGCTGATCTCGCTCGGCGGGGTGGCGGCGGGCTTCCTCCTGTACGTGGTGGCCGCCACGGCCGGGCTGACGGCCGTCTTCACGCTGGTCCCGGCCGCCTACACGGCCGTCAAGCTGGCGGGCGCCGCGTACCTGCTGTGGCTGGCCTGGCAGGCGGTGCGCCCAGGCGGCGACGCCGTCTTCGCCCCCCGCGAGCTGCCCGCCGACCCGCCGCGGCGGCTGTTCACGATGGGCCTGGTCACCAACCTGCTCAACCCGAAGATCGCCGTCCTGTACGTGTCGCTGCTGCCGCAGTTCGTCGACCCGGGCAAGGGCAACGTGGCGCTGCAGAGCCTGCTGCTGGGCCTGGCGCACATCACCGTCGCGCTCACCGTCAACGCGCTCATCGTCCTGGGCGCCGGCTCCATCGCCGCGTTCCTGGGGCGGCGGCCCCTGTGGCAGCGCGCCCAGCGGTACGTGATGGGCTCGGTCCTGGCGGGCATGGCCCTGCACCTCGGCCTCGACCGGTCCCGCGCCACGGTCGCCACCGGCCCCTGA
- a CDS encoding PLP-dependent aminotransferase family protein: MDDYRRLADGVAADIAAGRLRPGDRLPPLRAFARRHGIAGSTAARVYGELNRRGLAVGEVGRGTFVRASAPAAGPALTEPAGAGVDLELNYPVVPGQAGRLAAGLGRLLRPDVLEAALRPVGPAGTPAARAAAAAGLARSGWRPDPARVLFAGNGRQAMAGAVSALVPTGGRLAVEELTYPVIKAIASRLGVTLVPVAMDAHGLRPDALAEAARRRGPLHAVYVQPTLHNPCGTTMPPERRAALAAVLEDLGLTAIEDAVWGFLAEDAPPPLAALAPDRTVLVDGLSKRLSPGLTAGLAAVPPALFDRLSTALRAGSWTPTGYALEAAAGWLADGTVSAIEEAKREDAAARRAIAAAALAGEAPGEGSGEGSGTGTFRAVPRSYFFWWELPAPWRAETFVAAAARRGIAVTPGAAFVAGPGGAPGAVRVGLASPPPDVLARALGVLARIARGGPDDTAIG, encoded by the coding sequence GTGGACGACTACCGGAGGCTGGCCGACGGGGTCGCCGCCGACATCGCGGCCGGCCGGCTGCGCCCGGGCGACCGGCTGCCGCCGCTGCGGGCCTTCGCGCGGCGGCACGGCATCGCCGGCTCCACCGCGGCCCGGGTCTACGGCGAGCTGAACCGGCGCGGCCTGGCGGTCGGCGAGGTGGGCCGCGGCACGTTCGTCCGCGCGTCCGCCCCGGCCGCCGGGCCCGCGCTGACCGAGCCGGCCGGGGCGGGCGTCGACCTCGAGCTGAACTACCCGGTGGTGCCCGGGCAGGCCGGGAGGCTCGCCGCGGGGCTGGGCCGGCTGCTGCGCCCCGACGTCCTGGAGGCGGCCCTGCGCCCGGTCGGCCCGGCCGGCACGCCCGCCGCGCGGGCGGCGGCCGCCGCCGGGCTGGCCCGCTCCGGGTGGCGGCCCGACCCGGCGCGCGTCCTGTTCGCCGGGAACGGCCGCCAGGCCATGGCCGGGGCCGTCTCGGCGCTCGTGCCCACCGGGGGGCGCCTCGCCGTCGAGGAGCTCACCTATCCGGTGATCAAGGCCATCGCGTCCAGGCTGGGCGTCACCCTCGTCCCCGTCGCCATGGACGCCCACGGCCTGCGCCCGGACGCGCTGGCCGAGGCCGCCCGGCGCCGGGGCCCGCTGCACGCGGTGTACGTCCAGCCGACCCTGCACAACCCGTGCGGGACGACGATGCCGCCGGAGCGGCGGGCCGCGCTCGCCGCCGTGCTGGAGGACCTCGGCCTGACCGCGATCGAGGACGCGGTCTGGGGCTTCCTGGCCGAGGACGCGCCGCCGCCGCTCGCCGCCCTGGCCCCGGACCGCACGGTCCTGGTCGACGGCCTGTCCAAGCGGCTGTCCCCCGGCCTGACCGCCGGCCTGGCCGCCGTCCCCCCGGCCCTGTTCGACCGGCTGTCCACCGCGCTGCGCGCGGGCTCCTGGACGCCCACCGGGTACGCCCTCGAGGCCGCGGCCGGGTGGCTGGCCGACGGCACGGTCAGCGCGATCGAGGAGGCCAAGCGCGAGGACGCCGCGGCCCGGCGGGCGATCGCCGCCGCGGCCCTGGCGGGCGAGGCCCCCGGCGAAGGCAGCGGCGAAGGCAGCGGAACCGGTACGTTCCGGGCCGTGCCCCGGTCCTACTTCTTCTGGTGGGAACTGCCCGCGCCCTGGCGGGCCGAGACGTTCGTCGCGGCGGCGGCGCGGCGCGGGATCGCCGTCACCCCGGGCGCGGCGTTCGTGGCCGGTCCCGGCGGCGCGCCCGGCGCCGTCCGCGTCGGCCTGGCCTCTCCCCCGCCCGACGTCCTGGCCCGGGCCCTCGGCGTGCTCGCCCGCATCGCCCGCGGCGGGCCCGACGACACCGCGATCGGCTGA
- a CDS encoding MerR family transcriptional regulator, giving the protein MAVSSGEGKATPDRQMASRRAGEQGLLFDTEVSAPPEDVGYRGPTACAAAGITYRQLDYWARTALVEPSVRSAHGSGSQRLYSFRDILVLKVVKRLLDTGVSLQQIRTAVSHLRDRGVRDLAQITLMSDGVSVYECTSADEVVDLLQGGQGVFGIALGRVWQEVEGSLAELPAERAATDDVDDPDEHPHDELAHRRRARKIG; this is encoded by the coding sequence GTGGCGGTGAGCAGCGGCGAGGGCAAGGCGACCCCCGACAGGCAGATGGCGTCTCGGCGCGCCGGAGAGCAGGGCCTGCTCTTCGACACCGAGGTGTCGGCGCCGCCCGAGGACGTGGGCTACCGCGGTCCCACGGCCTGCGCCGCCGCGGGGATCACCTACCGGCAGCTGGACTACTGGGCGCGCACCGCCCTGGTCGAGCCCAGCGTCCGGTCCGCGCACGGCTCGGGCAGCCAGCGCCTCTACAGCTTCCGCGACATCCTGGTCCTCAAGGTCGTCAAGCGCCTGCTCGACACCGGGGTCTCGCTCCAGCAGATCCGCACCGCGGTCAGCCACCTGCGCGACCGCGGTGTCCGCGACCTCGCCCAGATCACCCTCATGAGCGACGGCGTGAGCGTCTACGAGTGCACCTCGGCCGACGAGGTGGTCGACCTGCTCCAGGGCGGCCAGGGCGTCTTCGGCATCGCGCTCGGCCGCGTCTGGCAGGAGGTGGAGGGGAGCCTGGCCGAGCTCCCCGCCGAACGCGCCGCCACCGACGACGTCGACGACCCCGACGAGCACCCCCACGACGAGCTCGCCCACCGCCGCCGCGCCCGCAAGATCGGCTGA
- a CDS encoding small basic family protein — protein sequence MIALLGLVIGVALGLLLEPSVPLWLQPYLPIAIVAALDAMFGGVRARLEGIFDEKVFVVSFVSNTVIAALIVFLGDQLGVGSQLSTGVVVVLGIRIFANAAAIRRKLFGA from the coding sequence GTGATCGCGCTGCTCGGCCTGGTGATCGGTGTCGCCCTGGGCCTGCTGCTGGAGCCGTCGGTGCCGCTGTGGTTGCAGCCGTACCTCCCGATCGCGATCGTGGCCGCGCTGGACGCGATGTTCGGCGGGGTCCGGGCCCGGCTGGAGGGGATCTTCGACGAGAAGGTCTTCGTGGTCTCGTTCGTCAGCAACACCGTGATCGCCGCGCTGATCGTCTTCCTGGGCGACCAGCTGGGGGTGGGGTCGCAGCTGTCCACCGGCGTCGTGGTGGTCCTGGGCATCCGGATCTTCGCCAACGCCGCGGCGATCCGGCGGAAGCTGTTCGGCGCGTGA
- a CDS encoding FHA domain-containing protein yields the protein MPSVYCTQCGHANPDDARFCSNCGSPLTRNAAAPTPYRESPGESTSTISIGGIEALEADQGAEAPVGTDQVAVEALPPGTALLVVKRGPNAGSRFLLDQDRTSAGRHPESDIFLDDVTVSRRHAEFAREGGAFSVRDVGSLNGTYVNRQRIDHAGLSGGDEVQIGKFRLVFLTNPQHG from the coding sequence ATGCCGAGCGTCTACTGCACGCAGTGCGGTCACGCCAACCCGGATGATGCCCGCTTCTGCTCCAACTGCGGCTCTCCGCTGACGCGGAACGCCGCCGCCCCCACGCCCTACAGGGAGTCGCCTGGCGAGTCCACCTCCACCATCTCCATCGGCGGGATCGAGGCCCTGGAGGCCGACCAGGGCGCCGAGGCGCCCGTCGGCACCGACCAGGTCGCGGTGGAGGCGCTGCCGCCCGGCACCGCCCTGCTGGTGGTCAAGCGCGGTCCCAACGCCGGCAGCCGGTTCCTGCTCGACCAGGACCGCACCTCCGCCGGCCGGCACCCCGAGAGCGACATCTTCCTCGACGACGTGACCGTCTCCCGGCGCCACGCCGAGTTCGCCCGCGAGGGCGGCGCGTTCTCCGTCCGCGACGTCGGCAGCCTCAACGGCACCTACGTCAACCGCCAGCGCATCGACCACGCCGGCCTGTCCGGCGGGGACGAGGTGCAGATCGGCAAGTTCCGGCTGGTCTTCCTGACCAATCCGCAGCACGGCTGA
- a CDS encoding MerR family transcriptional regulator, translating into MSAQPARALMTIGDVLGLLRADFPDVTVSKIRFLEAEGLIEPERSPSGYRKFCDADVERLRYILVSQRDHYLPLRVIRQHLQARDRGETVVPPGPRREAREVREPPREPRAEAPPAVPRRPRTLVAADSTAEEPAPARLTRRQLLDGAGIDEEMLARLEEYGLVRRTAGHGGHYGGEALTIARTAAALGAFGFEVRHLRAIKAAADRQVGLIDQVVAPQLRRRSPDAHERAAETAREIAALAMRLHAALVSTGLRESLDP; encoded by the coding sequence ATGAGCGCACAGCCGGCACGGGCCCTGATGACGATCGGGGACGTTCTCGGGCTGCTGCGTGCCGATTTCCCCGACGTCACCGTCTCCAAGATCCGGTTCCTGGAGGCCGAGGGGCTGATCGAGCCCGAACGCAGCCCCTCGGGCTACCGCAAGTTCTGCGACGCCGACGTCGAGCGGCTGCGCTACATCCTGGTCTCCCAGCGCGACCACTACCTGCCGCTGCGGGTGATCCGGCAGCACCTGCAGGCCCGCGACCGCGGCGAGACGGTCGTTCCTCCGGGGCCGCGCCGGGAGGCGCGGGAGGTCCGCGAGCCGCCCCGGGAGCCCCGGGCGGAGGCCCCGCCCGCCGTGCCGCGCCGGCCCCGCACCCTGGTCGCGGCCGACAGCACGGCCGAGGAGCCCGCCCCCGCGCGCCTCACCCGGCGCCAGCTCCTCGACGGCGCCGGCATCGACGAGGAGATGCTGGCCCGGCTGGAGGAGTACGGCCTGGTGCGCCGTACCGCCGGGCACGGCGGCCACTACGGCGGCGAGGCCCTCACCATCGCCAGGACCGCCGCCGCCCTGGGCGCGTTCGGTTTCGAGGTCCGCCACCTGCGCGCGATCAAGGCGGCGGCCGACCGGCAGGTCGGGCTGATCGACCAGGTGGTGGCGCCGCAGCTGCGGCGGCGCAGCCCGGACGCGCACGAGCGGGCCGCCGAGACCGCCCGGGAGATCGCCGCGCTGGCGATGCGGCTGCACGCGGCCCTGGTCAGCACGGGTCTCCGGGAAAGTCTCGACCCCTGA
- a CDS encoding DUF881 domain-containing protein — MRQRRDGPGVPEERRGRAPGGRGWRRPDASMSLLADLYAGKVLDPGYAEAAARRAAAGTGGAARTGRAGRHGRLARAGVPLVLVLAGMLVAVAGAEARRSEPLAAQQRTRLVAEIRDRTAGTDALQRRLEALREQTQRQRAVALARSAAGQRAREELAVAGDAAAATAVSGPALVVTLDDAPRQDPAPPERRADEGRVYDQDLQVLVNGLWAAGATAIGINGQRLTPTTAIRTAGEAILVDYRPLSAPYTVTALAGPARGPADLRAAFEGSAAERRTRLLEERYGIGFEIGSRSRARLPGAGTLRLRYARASRPEEAS; from the coding sequence GTGAGGCAGCGACGCGACGGGCCAGGGGTGCCCGAGGAACGCCGGGGGCGGGCGCCGGGCGGCCGGGGATGGCGGCGTCCCGACGCCTCCATGTCCCTGCTCGCGGACCTGTACGCGGGCAAGGTGCTCGACCCCGGCTACGCCGAGGCCGCGGCCCGGCGGGCGGCGGCGGGGACCGGAGGCGCCGCGCGCACCGGCCGGGCCGGCCGCCACGGGCGCCTCGCGCGCGCCGGCGTCCCGCTCGTGCTCGTCCTGGCCGGAATGCTGGTCGCCGTCGCCGGGGCCGAGGCGCGCCGCAGCGAGCCGCTGGCGGCGCAGCAGCGCACCCGGCTCGTCGCCGAGATCCGGGACCGCACCGCCGGCACCGACGCCCTCCAGCGCCGCCTGGAGGCCCTGCGCGAGCAGACCCAGCGGCAGCGGGCCGTCGCGCTGGCGCGCAGCGCCGCCGGGCAGCGCGCCCGGGAGGAGCTCGCCGTCGCCGGCGACGCCGCGGCGGCCACCGCGGTCTCCGGCCCGGCCCTGGTCGTCACCCTGGACGACGCGCCGCGCCAGGACCCCGCGCCGCCGGAGCGCCGCGCCGACGAGGGCCGGGTCTACGATCAGGACCTCCAGGTCCTGGTGAACGGGCTCTGGGCGGCCGGGGCCACCGCCATCGGGATCAACGGGCAGCGGCTCACCCCGACCACGGCGATCCGTACCGCGGGGGAGGCGATCCTGGTGGACTACCGTCCGCTCAGCGCCCCGTACACGGTGACCGCGCTGGCCGGCCCGGCCCGCGGTCCCGCGGACCTGCGGGCGGCCTTCGAGGGCTCGGCCGCCGAGCGCCGCACCCGGCTGCTGGAGGAGCGGTACGGGATCGGGTTCGAGATCGGCTCGCGGAGCCGCGCGCGTCTGCCGGGGGCGGGCACGCTGCGGCTGAGGTACGCGCGGGCGTCCCGGCCGGAGGAGGCCTCGTGA